In Onthophagus taurus isolate NC chromosome 6, IU_Otau_3.0, whole genome shotgun sequence, a genomic segment contains:
- the LOC111424698 gene encoding putative uncharacterized protein DDB_G0275317 isoform X2, with translation MKILLLITTLTLVECRPQTQEKEAPISIEKKQEIPYKVTTIPFYGGAQGQALQLVESSDGIISSKIVILPTTKKPELDLQGDYEMEQPGFGIKELHKSANKIINLQEKNRKKSFNRAQQDEYENEMEILNEYAKNIADLQLNGASDDFFSDDGLSAWFDRKRIEQVKKKNNLNSTQIEDNKKKDNNKTSTNNLNVNNSIKDNKKDKNNKIDNNLNINNSNKEDKNNNSTDKNKKQKESEKKKEKEENKDKQPEKEEEEEEEEEEGDAVVVNLPPDDASVAEAKPVGLAVAGAGGVAASKPVATAVVGPAGLAIARPVGTAIAGVDPEQALVPIFAQQYVKPSKKRGESNNKKQISSSDLLNKIISKYHQI, from the exons ATGAAGATCTTACTTTta attacgACATTGACATTGGTGGAATGTAGGCCGCAAACTCAAGAGAAAGAAGCCCCAATTTCTATTGA aaaaaaacaagaaattccATATAAAGTTACAACAATTCCGTTTTATGGCGGAGCTCAAGGGCAAGCTCTTCAATTAGTCGAATCTTCGGATGGGATAATTTCTTCGAAAATCGTTATCTTACCGACAACCAAAAAACCAGAACTAGATCTTCAGGGTGATTATGAAATGGAACAACCTGGATTTGGGATCAAAGAACTGCATAAATCCgcgaataaaataattaatttgcaagaaaaaaatcgaaaaaaaagttttaatcgcGCGCAACAAGACGAATACGAAAACGAAATGGAAATATTGAACGAATATGCTAAAAACATCGCCGATTTACAACTTAACGGTGCAagcgatgatttttttagtgaTGATGGGTTAAGTGCTTGGTTCGACCGGAAACGGATCGAACaagttaagaaaaaaaataatttaaatagtaCTCAAATCGAAgataacaagaaaaaagataacaataaaactagtactaataatttaaatgtaaataatagtattaaagataataagaaagataaaaataataaaattgacaataatttgaatataaataatagtaataaggaagataaaaacaataattctacggataaaaataagaaacaaaaagaaagtGAAAAGAAAAAGGAGAAAGAGGAAAATAAAGATAAGCAACCGGAAAAGGAagaagaggaggaggaggaggaagaGGAAGGTGATGCTGTTGTTGTTAATTTACCACCAGATGATGCTTCAGTTGCTGAAGCAAAGCCGGTTGGGCTTGCTGTTGCtg gaGCTGGAGGTGTTGCAGCAAGTAAACCAGTCGCGACAGCTGTAGTTGGTCCTGCAGGATTAGCAATAGCACGCCCAGTTGGAACCGCAATAGCAGGAGTCGATCCCGAACAAGCTTTAGTACCAATTTTTGCTCAACAATACGTTAAACCATCGAAAAAACGAGGCGAatctaacaataaaaaacaaatttcttccAGCGATCTTTTAAACAAGATTATTTCGAAATATcatcaaatataa
- the LOC111424698 gene encoding uncharacterized protein isoform X1, translating into MGIEKHEVIKIEPTNDTVTNEILKKIDDINQKYGYTSTKAPIRSTKNVEIPHFYQHSFDRPLPIRLGNFLVEKFRGKSISDESDKINVEKHNFIQSQMLNNVKGIILKSQLPPYIQGLSNFNPLVQNLPFLNSFIPYKKSENYDSSGYINNVPNMPFNEYKVDGYQPDRDIPKNTKPTENGNIGIFNYLRILFRLDKKNLTEISNNSERTGKEYYFLPPQPGNKPTFIIESIKKGVQIAEYNENKFHPFNKSPRNLNTTENQSDNDELKLENVAKVFINNSTLTQNIREGKAVTKNKKSSYKNLQKNDNNTKTLNPLQLLIQTQNKFKQTTTQPPPLSEDLKDVINENNKKVLSRDNTGSGIFIHRIKVKKGGVAIAGPGGIATAGSGGTAIVGPNGYAYTHPDSLAIAGTGSKVIAVEPNVSLADIINGNHKGRRVGKVVAIGPVIYYNKG; encoded by the exons ATGGG aataGAAAAACACGAAGTCATAAAAATAGAACCAACCAACGATACAGTTACAaacgaaattttaaagaaaatcgaCGATATTAACCAAAAATATGGTTACACGAGCACAAAGGCACCCATTCGCAGCACAAAAAACGTGGAAATACCCCATTTTTACCAACATTCCTTTGATAGGCCGTTACCAATTCGCTTGGGGAACTTTTTGGTTGAAAAATTTCGGGGTAAATCGATTAGCGATGAATCGGATAAAATAAACGTCGAAAAACACAACTTTATACAAAGCCAGATGTTGAATAACGTAAAAGGGATCATTTTGAAGTCGCAATTACCCCCCTACATTCAAGGATTAAGCAATTTTAACCCCTTAGTTCAAAATTTGCCATTTTTAAACTCATTTATTCCATACAAAAAGAGCGAGAACTATGACAGCTCTGGATATATTAATAACGTCCCAAATATGCCTTTTAACGAGTACAAAGTGGATGGTTATCAACCCGATAGAGACATCCCCAAAAACACAAAACCCACGGAAAATGGAAACATCgggatttttaattatttaagaataCTTTTTAGATTAGACAAAAAGAATCTAACAGAAATCTCGAATAACTCAGAAAGAACAGGTAAAGAATATTACTTTTTACCACCACAACCCGGCAATAAACCCACCTTTATTATtgaaagtatcaaaaaagggGTACAAATAGCAGAATACaacgaaaataaatttcatccGTTTAATAAATCGCCCAGAAATTTAAACACAACCGAAAATCAAAGTGATAATGAtgaattaaagcttgaaaatgttgctaaagtttttattaataactcaACACTCACCCAAAACATTCGTGAAGGAAAAgctgtaacaaaaaataaaaaatcttcatACAAAAACCTCCAAAAAAACgataataacacaaaaacgttaaacccgtTGCAACTATTAATTCAAacgcaaaataaatttaagcaAACCACAACTCAACCCCCACCCCTAAGTGAGGATTTAAAAGATGTTATAAATGAGAATAATAAGAAAGTTTTAAGTAGGGATAATACGGGAAGTGGGATTTTTATTCATCGGATTAAAGTAAAGAAAGGAGGTGTTGCAATCGCGGGACCCGGAGGAATTGCAACTGCAGGAAGTGGAGGAACAGCTATCGTTGGCCCAAATGGTTATGCTTATACCCATCCGGATAGTTTAGCAATCGCTGGAACTGGATCAAAAGTTATCGCTGTCGAACCTAATGTTAGTCTTGCAGATATAATCAATGGAAATCATAAAGGAAGAAGGGTCGGGAAAGTTGTTGCTATTGGACCtgttatttattacaataagggataa
- the LOC111424705 gene encoding uncharacterized protein — protein sequence MKYIILLGFLFATTFAEEEPQAEKAKPILIPEARALDLPNEQRPDEEQQLQQQPQQQEQQLQQLPQQLPQQEQQEENKRPQRHLLLETYETPLLYSAYQTQYLYQYPQPLLYYQPSALFPQPYVLQKLAKK from the exons atgaaATAC ATAATTCTCCTTGGATTTTTATTCGCGACGACGTTCGCTGAAGAAGAACCACAAGCCGAAAAAGCCAAGCCCATTTTGATTCCGGAAGCACGAGCGTTAGATCTCCCGAATGAACAACGTCCAGATGAAGAACAACAATTGCAACAACAACCACAACAGCAAGAACAACAACTGCAGCAACTGCCACAACAGCTGCCGCAACAGGAAcaacaagaagaaaataaaagaccGCAAAGACATTTATTGTTAGAAACGTATGAGACTCCGTTATTGTACTCGGCGTATCAAACGCAGTATTTGTACCAATATCCACAACCTTTGCTTTATTATCAACCGTCGGCTCTGTTCCCACAACCTTATGTCTTGCAGAAACTtgccaaaaaataa